A window of Haliscomenobacter hydrossis DSM 1100 contains these coding sequences:
- a CDS encoding sensor histidine kinase, with protein MYKNNTLYRALMGGSLLLLAVFQIYWLNKVYQEQEDLLRHQSENVFIQTVRDLQDSLIQRKIVFMEEDPKRSIKQVIPPNFQFEPKTPPSSRPSTMVVVRMDSVTFVHRDTHPEKRPINFYLRRQPKDDRIRRSFGLRRGIGLALSKIPKGTDAMFELSDDTIPKDQLIQRYQNQLKKNDLPLAFSVTKIDSLPDEMSKEGIVHFAPAGIPPFQFYRLAMEDYQWFLLKRMTPQMIFGLFLLLFTGLTFWVIFRSLRQQQQLTRLKNDFISNITHELKTPIATVSVALEALKDFNALNNPQRTREYIDISQHEMQRLSMLVDRVLKMSMFESQTLQIQREPLNLKSAIQKILESLSLQFEKQRAKVSFTTEGNDFQLNADPIHLTNVVYNLLDNALKYSKEEPKIDIALTEHNGTLTFSVKDQGIGIPKEYQGKVFDQFFRVPHGDKHNVKGYGLGLSYVAGVIQQHGGQIMLDSEPDKGTRFTVFLPRYNN; from the coding sequence TTGTACAAGAACAACACCTTATATCGAGCTTTGATGGGGGGCAGTTTGTTGCTGTTGGCCGTTTTTCAAATTTACTGGTTGAACAAAGTTTACCAGGAACAGGAAGATCTTTTGCGCCACCAGTCTGAGAATGTTTTTATTCAAACCGTACGCGATTTGCAGGATTCGCTCATCCAGCGCAAGATTGTTTTTATGGAAGAAGACCCCAAGCGTTCCATCAAACAGGTCATTCCACCTAATTTTCAATTTGAACCCAAAACTCCCCCTTCATCCAGACCCTCCACGATGGTGGTTGTTCGGATGGACAGTGTAACCTTTGTCCACCGCGACACCCATCCCGAAAAAAGACCCATTAATTTTTACTTGCGGCGCCAGCCTAAGGATGATCGCATTCGGCGGTCTTTTGGCCTGCGGAGGGGGATTGGACTGGCTTTGAGCAAAATCCCCAAAGGCACCGATGCCATGTTTGAATTGTCCGACGATACAATCCCCAAAGATCAACTGATTCAACGTTATCAAAATCAGTTGAAAAAAAATGATTTGCCGCTGGCTTTTTCAGTCACCAAAATTGACTCCCTACCCGATGAAATGTCTAAGGAAGGAATTGTTCATTTTGCCCCAGCCGGTATTCCTCCTTTTCAATTTTACCGCCTGGCGATGGAAGATTATCAATGGTTTTTGCTCAAACGTATGACGCCGCAAATGATCTTTGGCTTGTTTCTCTTGTTGTTTACGGGACTGACCTTTTGGGTGATCTTTAGAAGTCTCCGACAACAACAACAACTGACCCGGCTAAAGAACGATTTCATCAGCAACATCACCCACGAGCTAAAAACACCGATAGCCACGGTAAGTGTAGCGCTGGAAGCACTCAAGGATTTTAATGCGTTGAACAACCCACAACGCACCCGCGAGTACATCGACATTTCGCAGCACGAGATGCAACGCCTCTCCATGTTGGTAGATCGGGTGCTCAAGATGTCGATGTTTGAAAGTCAGACTTTACAAATCCAGCGCGAACCGCTCAATTTAAAAAGTGCCATTCAAAAAATTCTGGAGTCGCTCAGCCTGCAATTTGAAAAGCAGCGGGCCAAAGTCAGTTTCACCACCGAAGGCAATGATTTCCAACTGAACGCCGATCCCATCCACCTGACCAATGTGGTGTACAACCTCTTGGACAATGCACTTAAATACAGCAAGGAAGAACCCAAAATAGACATTGCCCTGACGGAGCACAATGGCACGCTCACGTTCAGCGTAAAAGACCAGGGCATTGGCATCCCCAAAGAATACCAGGGCAAGGTTTTTGATCAGTTCTTCCGGGTGCCCCATGGCGACAAACACAACGTCAAAGGCTACGGCTTAGGCTTGAGTTATGTAGCGGGCGTCATCCAGCAACACGGTGGCCAAATTATGTTGGACAGTGAACCGGACAAGGGAACGCGATTTACGGTATTTTTGCCACGTTACAATAACTAA